From Panicum hallii strain FIL2 chromosome 2, PHallii_v3.1, whole genome shotgun sequence, a single genomic window includes:
- the LOC112882585 gene encoding disease resistance protein RPM1-like isoform X2, which produces MAALAVSAATGALKPLLEKLATELCREFKRFNEVPDEVRSLTKELGAMEAYLQKMSELEDPDAQDRDCMKEVRELSYDMEDSVDEFLLRVAGGGEEAADGPGGLIARLKNALVANSKPRTRRKIARVIEGLKAQVREMGERNARYRAHETVSKASNAGVDGRALAMFEEASRLIGLDGPRNELVEVSGKTKKSGSAPSLPAKVLSIVGCGGSGKTTLANQVYRVLKGEFECHAFVSVSRNPIMEHVLQNILCQVDDTPHHNIQAWNMQTLIIQINGFLKDKRYLIVIDDIWTKDAWKTINCALYKNDQDNRIITTTRKYDVAEACCSSDGDFVYEMKPLGPADSRRLFLERLFGSEDKFPTNLTRIANKILEKCDGLPLAIISIAGLLSSKAPTEDEWVQVQSYIGRGIAKDPGVKTMMQILSLSYFDLPHHLKTCLLYLSMFPEDHIIDKKHLVRRWIAEGFIPREPGQTLYELGERCFNELINRSLIQARNMNMYGEVRACQVHDTVLDFIVSRSEEENFVTVFRDDGHMPGPDSKVRRLSLHACSKAKASTLTELNLAHVRSVTVFAFEELPSCSKFRFVRVLDLQGCKQVEGGHLAGIWNLFQLKYLSLRETGVSELPEQIWKLKSLETLDLKKSKVKRLPAGISLLTRLVYLVVDKGVKLPDGTERMKALEDLGCVDVFKQSVDFPREFGQLENLRNVRLFLSSGNRSTPAEGTRYKEYLSNMASSLCKLGRLRSLSVEVDPESSEDFSLDSAGDVPASLRRFQVTGHFLSKVPNWAPSIVNLQCLTLHVKAFEAQDLMALGRLPILVFLRLVAHESFQGTTSRVTISGADGFPKLRRFDYGCATPVRFEAGAMPEIKKLILLFSYFKASWAVQEVVDWIAEKRTLMADMSCEQVKATVGEMGATAQQMFKSEILMETAARAHLKCSELTIRITTQWKMRNEGSRFKSFFMYRFASMLGASEASLMLARQVREMMSNCPLKGKGNCQCQGLPEAIEQAMEQLTTLVLRRITRADLVRLDAWTWRPSDAQRLHVL; this is translated from the exons ATGGCGGCGCTCGCGGTGAGCGCGGCGACGGGAGCCCTGAAGCCTCTGCTCGAGAAGCTTGCCACCGAGCTGTGCAGGGAGTTCAAGCGTTTCAATGAGGTTCCTGACGAGGTCAGATCCCTCAccaaagagctgggcgccatgGAAGCCTACCTTCAGAAGATGTCCGAGCTGGAGGATCCCGATGCGCAGGACAGAGACTGCATGAAGGAGGTGCGGGAGCTGTCCTACGACATGGAGGACAGCGTCGACGAGTTCCTCCTccgcgtcgccggcggcggcgaagaagctGCCGACGGCCCGGGCGGCCTCATCGCCAGGCTGAAGAACGCCCTCGTCGCCAACTCCAAGCCCAGGACGCGCCGCAAGATCGCCAGGGTGATCGAAGGTCTCAAGGCCCAGGTCAGGGAGATGGGGGAGAGGAACGCGAGGTACAGGGCGCACGAGACGGTGTCCAAGGCGAGCAACGCTGGAGTGGATGGGAGGGCTCTCGCCATGTTTGAGGAGGCTTCAAGGCTTATCGGTTTGGATGGGCCAAGAAACGAGCTAGTCGAGGTCTCGGGGAAGACGAAGAAGAGCGGATCAGCTCCATCGCTGCCGGCGAAGGTGCTCTCCATCGTCGGGTGTGGAGGTTCGGGGAAGACGACTCTTGCGAACCAAGTTTATCGAGTGCTCAAGGGAGAATTCGAGTGCCATGCCTTTGTGTCGGTGTCACGGAATCCGATCATGGAGCATGTTTTGCAGAATATTCTGTGTCAAGTAGACGATACACCTCATCACAACATACAAGCATGGAACATGCAAACACTTATCATACAAATCAATGGCTTCCTCAAGGACAAAAG GTACCTCATTGTGATCGATGATATATGGACCAAAGACGCATGGAAAACAATTAACTGTGCACTGTACAAGAATGACCAAGACAACAGAATAATCACAACAACACGCAAGTATGATGTAGCTGAAGCATGCTGCTCTTCAGACGGCGATTTCGTCTACGAAATGAAGCCGCTTGGTCCTGCAGACTCCAGAAGGTTGTTTCTGGAAAGATTATTTGGCTCAGAAGATAAGTTCCCCACAAACCTAACAAGAATAGCTAATAAGATACTGGAAAAATGTGATGGTTTACCTCTGGCTATCATTTCCATAGCTGGTCTACTTTCCAGCAAAGCACCCACAGAGGATGAATGGGTTCAGGTTCAGAGTTACATTGGCCGTGGGATAGCAAAGGATCCAGGTGTTAAGACCATGATGCAGATATTGTCACTTAGTTACTTTGACCTTCCTCATCATCTGAAGACCTGTTTATTGTATCTAAGCATGTTTCCGGAGGATCATATCATCGATAAGAAGCATTTAGTGAGGAGATGGATTGCTGAGGGATTCATCCCGAGAGAACCAGGACAGACCCTGTACGAACTAGGGGAGAGGTGCTTCAACGAGCTCATCAACAGAAGCTTGATCCAAGCACGGAACATGAACATGTACGGCGAGGTTAGAGCTTGCCAGGTCCACGACACAGTTCTTGACTTCATTGTGTCGAGATCTGAAGAAGAGAATTTCGTCACTGTGTTTCGTGATGATGGTCATATGCCCGGTCCAGATAGCAAGGTCCGTCGCTTGTCTCTCCATGCTTGCAGCAAAGCGAAAGCTTCCACTCTGACAGAGCTGAATCTGGCTCATGTTCGGTCAGTTACAGTGTTTGCTTTTGAGGAACTGCCATCGTGTTCAAAGTTCAGGTTTGTGCGTGTCTTGGACTTGCAGGGCTGCAAGCAGGTGGAAGGTGGTCATCTTGCAGGTATATGGAATTTGTTTCAGTTGAAGTACCTGAGCCTCCGTGAAACTGGAGTGTCTGAGCTCCCAGAACAGATTTGGAAACTGAAGAGTCTGGAGACACTAGACCTGAAGAAGTCAAAGGTGAAAAGATTACCTGCCGGTATTTCTCTGCTCACAAGATTGGTCTATTTGGTTGTGGACAAGGGGGTTAAGCTTCCTGATGGGACAGAAAGAATGAAAGCATTGGAGGATTTAGGTTGCGTAGATGTCTTCAAGCAGTCAGTCGACTTTCCACGAGAGTTTGGGCAGCTGGAAAATCTTAGGAATGTCCGGTTGTTTCTGAGCTCTGGTAATCGCAGTACTCCAGCAGAAGGAACTCGTTACAAGGAGTACCTGAGCAACATGGCCTCTTCACTCTGTAAGCTCGGCCGCCTTCGCTCTTTGTCAGTCGAAGTGGACCCTGAAAGTTCAGAAGACTTCTCCCTGGATTCTGCTGGTGATGTCCCAGCCAGCCTCCGGAGGTTTCAGGTCACGGGTCATTTCCTCTCCAAGGTTCCAAACTGGGCGCCATCCATTGTGAATCTCCAATGTCTGACGCTTCACGTTAAGGCATTCGAGGCGCAAGATCTCATGGCACTTGGCCGCCTGCCGATCCTGGTGTTTCTCCGGCTGGTGGCTCACGAGTCTTTCCAAGGAACAACAAGCAGGGTGACGATCAGTGGCGCCGATGGCTTTCCCAAGCTGCGCCGGTTCGACTATGGATGCGCCACGCCGGTCAGATTCGAGGCCGGAGCGATGCCGGAGATCAAGAAGCTCATCCTCCTGTTCAGCTACTTCAAGGCCAGCTGGGCA GTCCAAGAAGTTGTCGACTGGATCGCCGAGAAGAGAACCCTGATGGCCGACATGAGCTGCGAGCAGGTGAAGGCGACTGTTGGTGAGATGGGCGCCACGGCGCAGCAGATGTTCAAGTCTGAAATTCTCATGGAAACAGCAGCTCGCGCCCATCTCAAGTGCTCTGAACTTACGATCAGAATAACGACGCAGTGGAAGATGAGGAACGAGGGCAGCAGGTTCAAGTCGTTCTTCATGTACCGGTTCGCTTCCATGCTCGGAGCCAGCGAGGCAAGCCTCATGTTAGCGAGGCAAGTTAGAGAGATGATGAGCAATTGCCCGCTCAAG GGCAAAGGTAACTGCCAATGTCAAGGTCTTCCCGAGGCAATTGAGCAGGCAATGGAGCAGCTGACCACCCTCGTCCTTCGCCGTATCACTCGTGCGGACCTAGTCAGGCTCGACGCGTGGACGTGGAGACCATCGGACGCACAACGCCTCCACGTACTATAG
- the LOC112882585 gene encoding disease resistance protein RPM1-like isoform X1, with product MAALAVSAATGALKPLLEKLATELCREFKRFNEVPDEVRSLTKELGAMEAYLQKMSELEDPDAQDRDCMKEVRELSYDMEDSVDEFLLRVAGGGEEAADGPGGLIARLKNALVANSKPRTRRKIARVIEGLKAQVREMGERNARYRAHETVSKASNAGVDGRALAMFEEASRLIGLDGPRNELVEVSGKTKKSGSAPSLPAKVLSIVGCGGSGKTTLANQVYRVLKGEFECHAFVSVSRNPIMEHVLQNILCQVDDTPHHNIQAWNMQTLIIQINGFLKDKRYLIVIDDIWTKDAWKTINCALYKNDQDNRIITTTRKYDVAEACCSSDGDFVYEMKPLGPADSRRLFLERLFGSEDKFPTNLTRIANKILEKCDGLPLAIISIAGLLSSKAPTEDEWVQVQSYIGRGIAKDPGVKTMMQILSLSYFDLPHHLKTCLLYLSMFPEDHIIDKKHLVRRWIAEGFIPREPGQTLYELGERCFNELINRSLIQARNMNMYGEVRACQVHDTVLDFIVSRSEEENFVTVFRDDGHMPGPDSKVRRLSLHACSKAKASTLTELNLAHVRSVTVFAFEELPSCSKFRFVRVLDLQGCKQVEGGHLAGIWNLFQLKYLSLRETGVSELPEQIWKLKSLETLDLKKSKVKRLPAGISLLTRLVYLVVDKGVKLPDGTERMKALEDLGCVDVFKQSVDFPREFGQLENLRNVRLFLSSGNRSTPAEGTRYKEYLSNMASSLCKLGRLRSLSVEVDPESSEDFSLDSAGDVPASLRRFQVTGHFLSKVPNWAPSIVNLQCLTLHVKAFEAQDLMALGRLPILVFLRLVAHESFQGTTSRVTISGADGFPKLRRFDYGCATPVRFEAGAMPEIKKLILLFSYFKASWAVRNTDFFLYPVGIQHLTSLDSVCCLLYCKVQEVVDWIAEKRTLMADMSCEQVKATVGEMGATAQQMFKSEILMETAARAHLKCSELTIRITTQWKMRNEGSRFKSFFMYRFASMLGASEASLMLARQVREMMSNCPLKGKGNCQCQGLPEAIEQAMEQLTTLVLRRITRADLVRLDAWTWRPSDAQRLHVL from the exons ATGGCGGCGCTCGCGGTGAGCGCGGCGACGGGAGCCCTGAAGCCTCTGCTCGAGAAGCTTGCCACCGAGCTGTGCAGGGAGTTCAAGCGTTTCAATGAGGTTCCTGACGAGGTCAGATCCCTCAccaaagagctgggcgccatgGAAGCCTACCTTCAGAAGATGTCCGAGCTGGAGGATCCCGATGCGCAGGACAGAGACTGCATGAAGGAGGTGCGGGAGCTGTCCTACGACATGGAGGACAGCGTCGACGAGTTCCTCCTccgcgtcgccggcggcggcgaagaagctGCCGACGGCCCGGGCGGCCTCATCGCCAGGCTGAAGAACGCCCTCGTCGCCAACTCCAAGCCCAGGACGCGCCGCAAGATCGCCAGGGTGATCGAAGGTCTCAAGGCCCAGGTCAGGGAGATGGGGGAGAGGAACGCGAGGTACAGGGCGCACGAGACGGTGTCCAAGGCGAGCAACGCTGGAGTGGATGGGAGGGCTCTCGCCATGTTTGAGGAGGCTTCAAGGCTTATCGGTTTGGATGGGCCAAGAAACGAGCTAGTCGAGGTCTCGGGGAAGACGAAGAAGAGCGGATCAGCTCCATCGCTGCCGGCGAAGGTGCTCTCCATCGTCGGGTGTGGAGGTTCGGGGAAGACGACTCTTGCGAACCAAGTTTATCGAGTGCTCAAGGGAGAATTCGAGTGCCATGCCTTTGTGTCGGTGTCACGGAATCCGATCATGGAGCATGTTTTGCAGAATATTCTGTGTCAAGTAGACGATACACCTCATCACAACATACAAGCATGGAACATGCAAACACTTATCATACAAATCAATGGCTTCCTCAAGGACAAAAG GTACCTCATTGTGATCGATGATATATGGACCAAAGACGCATGGAAAACAATTAACTGTGCACTGTACAAGAATGACCAAGACAACAGAATAATCACAACAACACGCAAGTATGATGTAGCTGAAGCATGCTGCTCTTCAGACGGCGATTTCGTCTACGAAATGAAGCCGCTTGGTCCTGCAGACTCCAGAAGGTTGTTTCTGGAAAGATTATTTGGCTCAGAAGATAAGTTCCCCACAAACCTAACAAGAATAGCTAATAAGATACTGGAAAAATGTGATGGTTTACCTCTGGCTATCATTTCCATAGCTGGTCTACTTTCCAGCAAAGCACCCACAGAGGATGAATGGGTTCAGGTTCAGAGTTACATTGGCCGTGGGATAGCAAAGGATCCAGGTGTTAAGACCATGATGCAGATATTGTCACTTAGTTACTTTGACCTTCCTCATCATCTGAAGACCTGTTTATTGTATCTAAGCATGTTTCCGGAGGATCATATCATCGATAAGAAGCATTTAGTGAGGAGATGGATTGCTGAGGGATTCATCCCGAGAGAACCAGGACAGACCCTGTACGAACTAGGGGAGAGGTGCTTCAACGAGCTCATCAACAGAAGCTTGATCCAAGCACGGAACATGAACATGTACGGCGAGGTTAGAGCTTGCCAGGTCCACGACACAGTTCTTGACTTCATTGTGTCGAGATCTGAAGAAGAGAATTTCGTCACTGTGTTTCGTGATGATGGTCATATGCCCGGTCCAGATAGCAAGGTCCGTCGCTTGTCTCTCCATGCTTGCAGCAAAGCGAAAGCTTCCACTCTGACAGAGCTGAATCTGGCTCATGTTCGGTCAGTTACAGTGTTTGCTTTTGAGGAACTGCCATCGTGTTCAAAGTTCAGGTTTGTGCGTGTCTTGGACTTGCAGGGCTGCAAGCAGGTGGAAGGTGGTCATCTTGCAGGTATATGGAATTTGTTTCAGTTGAAGTACCTGAGCCTCCGTGAAACTGGAGTGTCTGAGCTCCCAGAACAGATTTGGAAACTGAAGAGTCTGGAGACACTAGACCTGAAGAAGTCAAAGGTGAAAAGATTACCTGCCGGTATTTCTCTGCTCACAAGATTGGTCTATTTGGTTGTGGACAAGGGGGTTAAGCTTCCTGATGGGACAGAAAGAATGAAAGCATTGGAGGATTTAGGTTGCGTAGATGTCTTCAAGCAGTCAGTCGACTTTCCACGAGAGTTTGGGCAGCTGGAAAATCTTAGGAATGTCCGGTTGTTTCTGAGCTCTGGTAATCGCAGTACTCCAGCAGAAGGAACTCGTTACAAGGAGTACCTGAGCAACATGGCCTCTTCACTCTGTAAGCTCGGCCGCCTTCGCTCTTTGTCAGTCGAAGTGGACCCTGAAAGTTCAGAAGACTTCTCCCTGGATTCTGCTGGTGATGTCCCAGCCAGCCTCCGGAGGTTTCAGGTCACGGGTCATTTCCTCTCCAAGGTTCCAAACTGGGCGCCATCCATTGTGAATCTCCAATGTCTGACGCTTCACGTTAAGGCATTCGAGGCGCAAGATCTCATGGCACTTGGCCGCCTGCCGATCCTGGTGTTTCTCCGGCTGGTGGCTCACGAGTCTTTCCAAGGAACAACAAGCAGGGTGACGATCAGTGGCGCCGATGGCTTTCCCAAGCTGCGCCGGTTCGACTATGGATGCGCCACGCCGGTCAGATTCGAGGCCGGAGCGATGCCGGAGATCAAGAAGCTCATCCTCCTGTTCAGCTACTTCAAGGCCAGCTGGGCAGTGAGAAACACAGACTTTTTCCTTTACCCTGTCGGCATCCAACACCTGACCAGCCTTGACAGTGTCTGCTGCCTGCTCTACTGCAAGGTCCAAGAAGTTGTCGACTGGATCGCCGAGAAGAGAACCCTGATGGCCGACATGAGCTGCGAGCAGGTGAAGGCGACTGTTGGTGAGATGGGCGCCACGGCGCAGCAGATGTTCAAGTCTGAAATTCTCATGGAAACAGCAGCTCGCGCCCATCTCAAGTGCTCTGAACTTACGATCAGAATAACGACGCAGTGGAAGATGAGGAACGAGGGCAGCAGGTTCAAGTCGTTCTTCATGTACCGGTTCGCTTCCATGCTCGGAGCCAGCGAGGCAAGCCTCATGTTAGCGAGGCAAGTTAGAGAGATGATGAGCAATTGCCCGCTCAAG GGCAAAGGTAACTGCCAATGTCAAGGTCTTCCCGAGGCAATTGAGCAGGCAATGGAGCAGCTGACCACCCTCGTCCTTCGCCGTATCACTCGTGCGGACCTAGTCAGGCTCGACGCGTGGACGTGGAGACCATCGGACGCACAACGCCTCCACGTACTATAG
- the LOC112882509 gene encoding disease resistance protein RPM1-like produces MEAYLQEMSELEDPDAQDRDCMKEVRELSYDMEDSVDEFLLRVAGGGEEAADGPGGPIARLKNALVDKPRTRHKIARVIEGLKAQVREMGERNARYRAHETVSKASNAGVDGRALAMFEEASRLIGLDGPRNELVEVSGKTKKSGSAPSLPAKVLSIVGCGGSGKTTLANQVYRVLKGEFECHAFVSVSRNPIMEHVLQNILCQVDDTPHHNIQAWNMQTLIIQINGFLKDKRYLIVIDDIWTKDAWKTINCALYKNDQDNRIITTTRKYDVAEACCSSDGDFVYEMKPLGPADSRRLFLERLFGSEDKFPTNLTRIANKILEKCDGLPLAIISIAGLLSSKAPTEDEWVEVQSYIGRGIAKDPGVKTMMQILSLSYFDLPHHLKTCLLYLSMFPEDHIIDKKHLVRRWIAEGFIPREPGQTLYELGERCFNELINRSLIQARNMDMYGEVRACQVHDTVLDFIVSRSEEENFVTVFRDDGHMPGPDSKVRRLSLHACSKAKASTLTELNLAHVRSVTVFAFEELPSWSKFRFLRVLDLQGCKQVEGGHLAGIGNLFQLKYLSLRETGVSELPEQIWKLKSLETLDLKKSKVKRLPAGISLLTRLVYLVVDKGVKLPDGTERMKALEDLGCVDVFKQSVDFPREFGQLENLRNVRLFLSSGKRSTPAEGTRYKEYLSNMASSLCKLGRLRSLSVKVDPESSEDFSLDSAGDVPASLRRFQVTGHFLSKVPNWAPSLVNLQCLTLHVKAFEAQDLMALGRLPILVFLRLVAHESFQGTTSRVTISGADGFPKLRRFDYGCATPVRFEAGAMPEIKKLILLFSYFKASWAVQEVVDWIAEKRTLMADMSCKQVKATVGEMGATAEQMFMKSESLMETAARAHLKCSELTIRITTQWGMRNEGSRFKSPFTDRLVSMLRTSEASLMLARQVREMMSNCPLKGKGNCQCQGVPEAIEQAMKQLTTLVLRRFTGIKLRERRPHNAFVRT; encoded by the exons atgGAAGCCTACCTTCAGGAGATGTCCGAGCTGGAGGATCCCGATGCGCAGGACAGAGACTGCATGAAGGAGGTGCGGGAGCTGTCCTACGACATGGAGGACAGCGTCGACGAGTTCCTCCTccgcgtcgccggcggcggcgaagaagctGCCGACGGCCCGGGCGGCCCCATCGCCAGGCTGAAGAACGCCCTCGTCGACAAGCCCAGGACGCGCCACAAGATCGCCAGGGTGATCGAAGGTCTCAAGGCCCAGGTCAGGGAGATGGGGGAGAGGAACGCGAGGTACAGGGCGCACGAGACGGTGTCCAAGGCGAGCAACGCTGGAGTGGATGGGAGGGCTCTCGCCATGTTTGAGGAGGCTTCAAGGCTTATCGGTTTGGATGGGCCAAGAAACGAGCTAGTCGAGGTCTCGGGGAAGACGAAGAAGAGCGGATCAGCTCCATCGCTGCCGGCGAAGGTGCTCTCCATCGTCGGGTGTGGAGGTTCGGGGAAGACGACTCTTGCGAACCAAGTTTATCGAGTGCTCAAGGGAGAATTCGAGTGCCATGCCTTTGTGTCGGTGTCACGGAATCCGATCATGGAGCATGTTTTGCAGAATATTCTGTGTCAAGTAGACGATACACCTCATCACAACATACAAGCATGGAACATGCAAACACTTATCATACAAATCAATGGCTTCCTCAAGGACAAAAG GTACCTCATTGTGATCGATGATATATGGACCAAAGACGCATGGAAAACAATTAACTGTGCACTGTACAAGAATGACCAAGACAACAGAATAATCACAACAACACGCAAGTACGATGTAGCTGAAGCATGCTGCTCTTCAGACGGCGATTTCGTCTACGAAATGAAGCCGCTTGGTCCTGCAGACTCCAGAAGGTTGTTTCTGGAAAGATTATTTGGCTCAGAAGATAAGTTCCCCACAAACCTAACAAGAATAGCTAATAAGATACTGGAAAAATGTGATGGTTTACCTCTGGCTATCATTTCCATAGCTGGTCTACTTTCCAGCAAAGCACCCACAGAGGATGAATGGGTTGAGGTTCAGAGTTACATTGGCCGTGGGATAGCAAAGGATCCAGGTGTTAAAACCATGATGCAGATATTGTCACTTAGTTACTTTGACCTTCCTCATCATCTGAAGACCTGTTTATTGTATCTAAGCATGTTTCCGGAGGATCATATCATCGATAAGAAGCATTTAGTGAGGAGATGGATTGCTGAGGGATTCATCCCGAGAGAACCAGGACAGACCCTGTACGAACTAGGGGAGAGGTGCTTCAACGAGCTCATCAACAGAAGCTTGATCCAAGCACGGAACATGGACATGTACGGCGAGGTTAGAGCTTGCCAGGTCCACGACACAGTTCTTGACTTCATTGTGTCGAGATCTGAAGAAGAGAATTTCGTCACTGTGTTTCGTGATGATGGTCATATGCCCGGTCCAGATAGCAAGGTCCGTCGCTTGTCTCTCCATGCTTGCAGCAAAGCGAAAGCTTCCACTCTGACAGAGCTGAATCTGGCTCATGTTCGGTCAGTTACAGTGTTTGCTTTTGAGGAACTGCCATCGTGGTCAAAGTTCAGGTTTCTGCGTGTCTTGGACTTGCAGGGCTGCAAGCAGGTGGAAGGTGGTCATCTTGCAGGTATAGGGAATTTGTTTCAGTTGAAGTACCTGAGCCTCCGTGAAACTGGAGTGTCTGAGCTCCCAGAACAGATTTGGAAACTGAAGAGTCTGGAGACACTAGACCTGAAGAAGTCAAAGGTGAAAAGATTACCTGCCGGTATTTCTCTGCTCACAAGATTGGTCTATTTGGTTGTGGACAAGGGGGTTAAGCTTCCTGATGGGACAGAAAGAATGAAAGCATTGGAGGATTTAGGTTGCGTAGATGTCTTCAAGCAGTCAGTCGACTTTCCACGAGAGTTTGGGCAGCTGGAAAATCTTAGGAATGTCCGGTTGTTTCTGAGCTCTGGTAAACGCAGTACTCCAGCAGAAGGAACTCGTTACAAGGAGTACCTGAGCAACATGGCCTCTTCACTCTGTAAGCTCGGCCGCCTTCGCTCTTTGTCAGTCAAAGTGGACCCTGAAAGTTCAGAAGACTTCTCCCTGGATTCTGCTGGTGATGTCCCAGCCAGCCTCCGGAGGTTTCAGGTCACGGGTCATTTCCTCTCCAAGGTTCCAAACTGGGCGCCATCCCTTGTGAATCTCCAATGTCTGACGCTTCACGTTAAGGCATTCGAGGCGCAAGATCTCATGGCACTTGGCCGCCTGCCGATCCTGGTGTTTCTCCGGCTGGTGGCTCACGAGTCTTTCCAAGGAACAACAAGCAGGGTGACGATCAGTGGCGCCGATGGCTTTCCCAAGCTGCGCCGGTTCGACTATGGATGCGCCACGCCGGTCAGATTCGAGGCCGGAGCGATGCCGGAGATCAAGAAGCTCATCCTCCTGTTCAGCTACTTCAAGGCCAGCTGGGCA GTCCAAGAAGTTGTCGACTGGATCGCCGAGAAGAGAACCCTGATGGCCGACATGAGCTGCAAGCAGGTGAAGGCGACTGTTGGTGAGATGGGCGCCACGGCGGAGCAGATGTTCATGAAGTCTGAAAGTCTCATGGAAACAGCAGCTCGCGCCCATCTCAAGTGCTCTGAACTTACGATCAGAATAACGACGCAGTGGGGGATGAGGAACGAGGGCAGCAGGTTCAAGTCGCCCTTCACGGACCGGCTCGTTTCCATGCTCAGAACCAGCGAGGCAAGCCTCATGTTAGCGCGGCAAGTTAGAGAGATGATGAGCAATTGCCCGCTCAAG GGCAAAGGTAACTGCCAATGTCAAGGTGTTCCCGAGGCAATTGAGCAGGCAATGAAGCAGCTGACCACCCTCGTCCTTCGCCGTTTCACTGGAATAAAATTACGTGAGAGACGGCCGCACAACGCCTTCGTGCGGACGTAG